GCCGGGAACTTGGAGGAGCCGTCGTACCGGCCGCTGGCCTCCAGCAGGTAGCGCTCCCTGAAGGAGTAGTTGAGCCGGTAGAAGCCCCCGGCGATGTTCCAGCGCTCCCAGCCGCCCCCTGTGCTGATGGACTGCCCCAGGGCCAGGTTGATGTCCTCTGCCCCCTCAAAGATCAGCCCGTTCCGCTGCGTCCGCAGCCCCTGGTAAGTGGACTGCTCGTAGTTGTAGCCGGCCATGGCTTTGAAGTAATGCGCATCGCCAAAGTTGGTCTCATACTCGCCATATATGTTGGAAGCCATATACCGCGTCTCCCGGTAGGTCTCCTGTATGTCGTTCGTGTTCGTGCCCACGTACTCAATCACGCCCGGAATCCTGCTGTAGGGAACCGGCACGCGTATCTGCGTCTGGTCGTCATCCATATTCTGGAACGTAAAGTTGCCGATCACCTTGAACTTGTCGCCGGGCAGGCTGGCGGTGAAGCCTGCCGTGTTCCGGATGATGCGCTCGTTCATGTCGATGCCGTTTTTGCCGTACCAGAAGTCGCCGACCGTATAGGCTGCCGAGTAGGTTAGTGTGCCGTCCGGGTTGAACATGGGCACCATGGTGTGCCCCTCGTCCGCGATGTTCCGCCAGATGCCGCCGCCCTCGCCCACGTTCAGCGGGTTGTGGTAGGTCATGTTGGAGTAGCTGGTGTTGTTGTCGATGCGCAGCCACGGGAACAGCTCGATTGAGCCTTTTGCCCTGAAGTTGTACATCCGGTAATCGTCGGAGTTGTAGCGGAAGAGGCCGTCCTGGCCGAAGTACCTGCCGGTGACGTAGAAGCTCGCCTTCCCGCTGCTGCCGGAAACAGAGAGGTTGTGCTCGGTGGCGCTGGTATGGTCTTTATAGAGTTCCTCAAACCAGTCGGTGTTGCCATAGTACATATACTCGCCGTTGGGGCCTACCTCCACATCCGGCAGGCTGGGGTCATTCGCCCGACGCTCCAGTTCGGCCAGGTACTCCTGGGAGAACTTCACCGTCTTGTTCACGTTCTGCGGCGTCTGGGAGTAGTCGTTCCAGGCAGTCCAGCCTTCGTTGAACATCTTGGCAAATAGGTAGCCGTCTGTCACGTAATCCGGAACGGCAGTCGGGGTTTTGATGGCGTAGTTACCTGAGTAGGTGACGCTTGTCTTGTCTTTGGAGGGGTCCTTGGTGGTGATGAGGACCACGCCGAATGCCCCACGGGCCCCATATATAGCCGCCGAAGAGGCATCTTTCAATACCGTGATGCTGGCAATGTCGTTGGGGTTGAGCAGGCTCGGGTCGCCTTCCACGCCGTCAATCAGCACCAAAGCGCTGCCGCCCTGCCCGATGGAGGTGGTTCCCCGCACGTTAAAGGTCGGCGACTGGATGGGCTTTCCGTCGGTCGGGACCAGGTTGAGGTTGGGCAGCACGCCCTGGAGCCCCTGGGCAAGGTTCGGTACCGGGCGGTTCTCGAACACCTCGGCCGTCACCTGGTCCACGGCGCCCGTGAGGTTGGCTTTCTTCTGTGTTCCGTAGCCCACCACCACCACTTCTTCCAGCGCTTTTGCATCGTCCTGAAGTGTCACGTTTATCGTGGTTCTGTTGTCGATGGGCACTTCCTGCGCCTGGTAGCCTATATAGGAGAACACCAGCGTGCCGCTGCCATCGGGCACCGCTATGGTGTAGCTTCCGTCGGCGTCGGTTGGGGCGGCGATGGAGGAGCCCTTCAGCAGCACCGTCACGCCGGGCAAGCCGGTACCGTTGCTATCTGTCACGCGCCCGGTCACCGTTACCTGTGCCTGTGGCCTGGCGGTGGGCGGGCTCACTGGCTGCGCCGCCCCGGTCTTCGCGAGCCGGATATGGATGTTGTTGTTGATGAGCTTAAATTCCAGGCCGGCCTGCGCTGCCACCCTGTCCAGCACTTTATCCAGCGGCTCGTTGGTGGCCCTGACGGTTATCGCCTTTCTGCTGCGCAGCACATGCTCATCAAACGTGAAACGGAAGGGGGTCTGCTTCTCAACGCTGCTTATGAAATCCCGCAGGGGGACCTCCGTCAGTGATAGCGTCACCCTTGCCTTTTGCAATTCAGCCACTGAGGCGGCTGTGTCTGCGGCGGATGCAGCGAGCACCGTAGCCAGCAGCAGCAACGCCACGGCCAGGGCTCTTCCGGCTCCCCGCTTCAGTAAGTGGTAAAAATCGTTTTCCATAAATTTCAAGTGTTTAGTGCAAGTAAAACTGTTAAACAACAGCCCCTCGGCAGGAAAATGCGGCAACAGGTTCCTGGAGGGGCAAAGCAGCCAGACCTATCCCGGGACTGGCTGCTTTTTCATTCGGCCTCGTCTTCCATATATGGTATGTTAAGGATTAAGTATGTCATCAGACCTAACCACAGCGCGTTTTCCTGCGATTTCCCTTTTTTCAGGGACAAAATTACGCCTGTGCTGTTATCCTAGTGTTGGCTGAACGTTGCCTTTGCGTTAACATGCCCGCTCAGTTTTGCCCGGTTGGCCGGTGAAACACAATCTTTACCTGGTTGCCTGTCCGTTGGTGGGTGAAGTCTTTCACAAAGCCGATGCCCTCCAGCACCCTGCCAAGCGGCTCGTTGTCATACTTCCCGGTGTAATTCCATGCCTTATCCGGTACCCCGCTGGTATCTACTTCTATCTTCACCCCATACCAGTTCTCCAGCTTTCTTATGGTTTGTTCCATGTTGTCCTGCCTGAAGTTCAGCACCCCTTGCCTCCAGCCCAGCACCTCGCCGCCGTCGAAAGGGGCGACTGCAGCGAGGTGCGTTATCCTGTTGTAAGAGAGCTGCTGCCCCGGCGCCAAGCGTGCAATTTGCCGCTGCTGGCCCGGTTCCTGCTTATCAACCTTCACCACGCCCGTGGCCAGCGCCACCGTGGTGGCCTTATCGTAGGGGCTGTAGTTGATGTTGAAGGAGGTGCCCAGTGCCTGGGTGGAGATGTTGCCGGTATGCACCACGAACGGGCGGAGGCTGTCTTCGGCCACCTCAAAAAAGGCCTCGCCCCGCAATTCTATTTCGCGCTTGGCGCCGGCAAAACCTTTGCGAAAGGAGACGGTGCTGTTCGAATTTAATTTGATAACAGAGCCGTCCGGCAGGTTGATGGTTTTCTTGACACCGGGCGCGGCCGCCACGGATACATATACAGCAGGTGCTGCAGTGGGTCGGGAGGCATACTGCACGAGCGCCCAGATAAGGCATAGCGGCAATAAAACAGCAGCCGCTGCCTTAAGCCAGAACTGCGGCTGTCGCAAGGGCAGCACATGGGCTTCTGTCCTACTGTTCT
This window of the Pontibacter russatus genome carries:
- a CDS encoding FecR family protein — translated: MDKGLLDRFYRGECTGEEVQAVLQWFRDNRLEPEQEQDLQALWQVAGEGEATAGDTHEPDRIFSGIRAQIEESQQQNSRTEAHVLPLRQPQFWLKAAAAVLLPLCLIWALVQYASRPTAAPAVYVSVAAAPGVKKTINLPDGSVIKLNSNSTVSFRKGFAGAKREIELRGEAFFEVAEDSLRPFVVHTGNISTQALGTSFNINYSPYDKATTVALATGVVKVDKQEPGQQRQIARLAPGQQLSYNRITHLAAVAPFDGGEVLGWRQGVLNFRQDNMEQTIRKLENWYGVKIEVDTSGVPDKAWNYTGKYDNEPLGRVLEGIGFVKDFTHQRTGNQVKIVFHRPTGQN
- a CDS encoding TonB-dependent receptor yields the protein MENDFYHLLKRGAGRALAVALLLLATVLAASAADTAASVAELQKARVTLSLTEVPLRDFISSVEKQTPFRFTFDEHVLRSRKAITVRATNEPLDKVLDRVAAQAGLEFKLINNNIHIRLAKTGAAQPVSPPTARPQAQVTVTGRVTDSNGTGLPGVTVLLKGSSIAAPTDADGSYTIAVPDGSGTLVFSYIGYQAQEVPIDNRTTINVTLQDDAKALEEVVVVGYGTQKKANLTGAVDQVTAEVFENRPVPNLAQGLQGVLPNLNLVPTDGKPIQSPTFNVRGTTSIGQGGSALVLIDGVEGDPSLLNPNDIASITVLKDASSAAIYGARGAFGVVLITTKDPSKDKTSVTYSGNYAIKTPTAVPDYVTDGYLFAKMFNEGWTAWNDYSQTPQNVNKTVKFSQEYLAELERRANDPSLPDVEVGPNGEYMYYGNTDWFEELYKDHTSATEHNLSVSGSSGKASFYVTGRYFGQDGLFRYNSDDYRMYNFRAKGSIELFPWLRIDNNTSYSNMTYHNPLNVGEGGGIWRNIADEGHTMVPMFNPDGTLTYSAAYTVGDFWYGKNGIDMNERIIRNTAGFTASLPGDKFKVIGNFTFQNMDDDQTQIRVPVPYSRIPGVIEYVGTNTNDIQETYRETRYMASNIYGEYETNFGDAHYFKAMAGYNYEQSTYQGLRTQRNGLIFEGAEDINLALGQSISTGGGWERWNIAGGFYRLNYSFRERYLLEASGRYDGSSKFPAHERYAFFPSFSVGWRVSNEPFWKVSPNVISELKLRASYGSLGNGNIASYAFQEQFGISQSGRVLNGVRPQQTSQPGVIPDGLTWETSTTQNVGLDLSMLSNRLTFNGDAYIRRTTDMFTVGMTLPAVFGTAVPKGNYADLETKGWEMALNWQDVFHVASKPLNYSLRLTLADYTAEITKYNNPERRLSDYYAGQTVGEIWGYVTEGYFTSQDDIANSPSQALIRASTSGQLLPGDIKFADINNDGVINDGDNTVDSPGDRKIIGNSSPRYTYGVNLGLDWNNFFFTTFFQGVAKQDWYPGREASTFWGQYNRPYNKLPEWQLGNIWSEENPDAYLPRYRGYVAQNSSGELAQVQTKYLQNVAYVRMKNIQVGYMLPQALVSKAGMSNARVFLSGENLWTWSPLYKRTRDLDVESINGSDRVLTSGTSGNGYNYPILKSVSMGLSLTF